The genomic region CTGCCGGCCCTCGGCTTGCTTGCGCCCGTGACGATCGGCCCGCAGATCGGCGCCCTCCTGGGGCTGGCGCTCGGCGCGTCACCGGTCCGGCTCATGCTCGCGCTTTCCCTCGGGGTGCTGCCGTGGGCCGCGGCCTTTGCGACGCTCGTCGGCTTCGGCGTAAAGCTCGTCAGGTAGCCTTCCTGCGGCTGGCGGGAGCGCGCGCGAGCGCGGCCGCGAGACTTTGGAGAGTGACAGGCTTGCTGAGGTGGTCATCCATGCCGATCTCGCGGCAGCGCCGGGCGTCTTCCTCCATGGCGGAAGCACTCTGCGCAATGAGGTAACTGCGCGGAATCGAGGGGTCCGCACTTTCGCGCCGGCGAATCTCCACGGCAGCCTCCCAGCCGTCCATCACCGGCATCTGGAGGTCCATCAGGACGACGTCGTAGGCAGTGAGAGCCAGAGCGTGCAGGGCCTCCCGGCCGTCGGCGACGGCGGTGGACGTGCAACCGAGACGCTGAATGAGACGCGTCATCAACTGGCGGTTCACCGGGTTATCCTCGACGAGAAGGATTCTCAGATCGGGAGAAACGGACGCCGTCGAGGAAGTCCGGACGACCGGCAGAGGATTGTGATGATCGGGAATCTCCAAGACAGACCGGATCGGTAGCGAGAAAACGAAAACCGCTCCGCCGCCAGGCCGGGCGCCCGCGGTCAGGCTGCCCCCCATGGCCTCCGCGAGCCGACGCGAGATGACCAGGCCCAGCCCCGTGCCGCCAAAGCGGCGCTTGTTCGACGAGTCGCCCTGGGAGAAGGGCCGAAAGATCCGCTCGAGCGTCTCCGCAGTGAGACCGATGCCGGAATCCGTGACCTCCAGACGCAGGAACGGCTCGCCAGCCACGTCTTTCCGGGATGCGGCCAGCCGCACGAAACCGGTCTCCGTGAACTTGATCGCGTTGCCGAGAAGATTGGTGAGGATGCGCTTGATCGCCTGAGAATCGCCGACCAGTCGCTCCGGCAAATCCGGCGCAAGGACCTGTTCGAACCGCAATCCCTGCGTCTGCGCGGTGACGGCGAGGAGATCGCAGACGTCGGCAATCAGCACCTGCAGGTCGAGCGGCTCGAAGCGCAGGGTGAGCTTCCCGGCCTCGATCTTGGAAAAGTCGAGAATGCCTTCGATGATCTCGAGCAGGTTTGCCCCACCCCGCTGGATGTTGTCGACCATGTCGGCCTGCTCGGGGGCGAGCGCGGTGAGGCGCAACAGATCGCCGTAGCCGATCACCGCATTCATCGGCGTGCGAATCTCATGGCTCATCATGGCGAGGAACTCCGATTTCGCCCGGCTGGCGGCCTCGGCCGCCTGGCCGGCGCGACGCAAGTGTTCCTGCAGCTCGATCTCCTCGGTGACGTCGAGGTTCATGCCGATGACGCGAATCGGGTGCAGGACGGCATCCCGCTCGACCTTGGCGACGGAGCGCAAATGCCGCAAAGCACCGTCGGACGCCCGGCGAATGCGATAGCTGATGTCGGAGCCGCCATGCGGATCGACCATGATTCCGAAACACGCCGCCTCGGCGAGCGGAAGGTCCTCCGGGTGCACCCGAGAACGCCACCGCTCGATTCCGGGCTCCTCGTCCTCGTTCTCGGGATTGGTCCCGTAAATTTCGTGCAATCGCTCGTCCCACAGCAAGGTGTCCGTGCGGACCTCGTAGTCGAACACCCCGACGCCCGCGAGGTCCTTCGCAAGCTGAAGCCGATGCGCGAGCGCGCGCAGGTGTTCCTCGGATTCGCGCTGCTCCGTGATGTCGAGATTCGTGCCGATCATCCGAAGCGGCTGCCCGTCGACGGCCCGTTGCACGAGGGCGTTGACCTTGATGTGCCGCACCTGGCCGCCGGGGGTCACAATGCGGAACTCCGAATCCAGCTCCGCCGGGCCGGCGAGAACGGCGTCGACGAGCTCATGCATCCGCAGGGAATCGTCCGGATGGAGGAAGCGCTCCCATTCCTTGAAGCCGTCCACGACCGTGCCTGGAGGCAGACCGTAGATCTCGTGCATGGCGTCGTCCCAGACCGTGAAGTTCTCGACGACATTCCATTCCCAAATGCCGAGCCGCGCCACGCGCGTCGCCAGCAGCAGGCGATCGGACGTCTGCCGAAGCGCGGCCTCCGCCTGCTTGCGATCCGTGATATCGCGCGCGATCGCAAAGACAACTCCCTCCTCCGGTCGCGAGAACGAGCGCCACGAGAGCCACCGATAACTGCCGTCCTTGCACCGGTAGCGATTCTCGAGGTCTTGGAGCGGCCGCCCTGTCATGAGCCCCGCCCGCCCGGCCTCGGTCGCCTCGAGGTCATCGGGGTGCAGGAACTTGAAAACGGGGCGGCTCAGCAATTCCTCTTCCGACCAGCCGAGCACGCGCGTCCACGCCGGGTTCACCTGCCGCAGGTAGCCGTCGAGCCCGGAAATGCAGAGCAGATCGAGCGAAAATTCGAACAGGTGCTGGCGCTCGGCCTCGGCCTGCTTGCGCGCGGTGATGTCCTGCACCTGCGAGATGAAATTGAGCGGCCGGCCGGCGGCATCCCGCACGAGCGAAACGCTCAGCAGCGCCCACACGATTCGCCGCGAGCGATGAAAGTATCGCTTCTCGATCTGGTAGGTCTGTCGCTTGTTGGTGAGCATTTCCTCGACGAGCTTCAGGTCCGCCTCGAGATCGTCGGGATGGGTGATCTCCTGGAAGGTCATCCGCATCAGCTCGGCCTCGGTGTAGCCCAGCATCTCGCACATCGCGCGATTCACCTTGAGCCAGCGGCCATCCGGTGAAACCAGCGCCTTTCCAATCACCGCGTATTCGAAGGCGCTCGCGAACTGCGCCTCACTTGCTTCCAGCGCGGCCCGCGCTCTTCGTTCCTCCGTGCGATCGAGCACCACTCCATGGACCAGGGCCGAACGCGCGGTCTGGTCCCGCAGGAGCGCGCCATGGGCCTCGATCGAAAGCACCGCACCGTCGGGCCGGTTCGCCTCGAGGGAGATCCGAAAAGATTCGCCTGTCTCCAGGCAACGCGCGACAGCCGCCTCCAGCCGTTCCATGCTCTCCGGTGGATAGATTTTTCGGCGTTCTTCCGGACTCGGCGGTCCATCCTCCGGAGTCAGTCCAAAAATACGAAAAAGCTCCGGCGACCAGGTGACCTGTTTCGAATCCATGCTCCAGCACCAGGTCCCGAGGTGGACCTGGGCCCACAGGGGCTCCGAACAGAAGATTGGTGAATCGGCTGACAACCTCGCAACGTTCTAAAATTCCCACTCCGGGATGTAAAGGTTCCCTCCGGCTCCTCGGCTGCGTCCACGACAGGCCTCCCGATTGAAAAGGACGCGCCTTTCCATCGCCAGGCGACGACCCCATCGCGTCTCGCCGCAAACCACTTACGTGAGAAAGTTTTCCGACAACCATCGGGCGATTCGCATGAATCGTGCTCTCCGGGAGGCGTGAAAACGGAATCTGTCGACACCCACAGCAAGGCTCTCAAGGTCAACCTCGACCCCCGCTGGTATGGGACTTTTGCAGAGATCGGCGCCGGGCAGGAAGTGGTGCGGTGGTTCTTCCGCGTCGGCGCGGCCGCCGGCACGATCGCGCAGAGTGTCTCGGCCTACGACATGAAGGTGAGCGACGCGATTTACGGTCACAGCGACCGATACGTTTCCAAGGGCCGCCTGCAGGCCATGCTCGACCGGGAGTTCGAGCTCAATCTCGAGCGGCTCGGCGCGGCCCGGGGCGACACCACCGCGTTCTTCGCCTTCGCCGATACGGTCGTGGCCCGCAGCTTCAAGGGCGGCAACGAATGCCACGGCTGGATGGGCATCAAGTTCCAGAGCCGGCCGCACGACGAACCCAGCCAGATTCTCATTCACGTCCGCATGCTCGACGCGGAGGCCTCGCTCCAGCAGGAGGCGCTCGGCATCGTCGGAGTGAACCTCTGCTACGGCGCGTTTTTCCTCCACCACATGCCCGAGCAGCTCGTCGACTCGCTGCTCGACATGCTCACGACCGGTCGCATCGAGATCGACATGATCGAATTCAGCGGCATCGAGTTCCGCAACGTGGACAATCGCCTGATGGCGCTCCAGCTCGTGCAGCTGGGCCTGAGCGGTGCGGCGATGTTCGGCGCGAATCGCGAGGTCATCCAGCCCAGCGAGGTCCTCTACAAGAAGGCGGTGCTCGTTGAGCGCGGAAGCTTTCGCCCGACGACGAACGTGAATCTCGACATGCTCAACTGCGCCCTCGAGAAATTCAAAGCCGACCCGGCCGTGGGCGATCGTCCCGTCCTGCCGATCATGGAACTCACGATGCGCAACCTGCTCGCCGGCGGGAAGGACGTGGATCGCCGCGACTTCCTCGCGCGGGCCGAGCTTCTCGCCGCCTGCGGGATGACGGTGCTCATCTCCGATTATTTCGAATACTACCGCCTCGCCGCCTACCTCGCCTGGCGAACGAAAGAGCGCATCGGCATCGTCATGGGTGTGCCAAGCCTCATCGATCTCTTCGACGAGAAATACTATCAGGCGCTTCCGGGCGGCGTGCTCGAGAGCTTCGGTCGTCTGTTCAAGAATGACCTCAAGCTCTTCGTCTACCCCTACCAGCCCACGCCGGAGTCCCCGCAGCAGACGATCGCCAACGTCGAGGTGAACCCCGAGCTCGCCCCGCTCTACGACTACCTCTCGAAGCGCGGCAGCCTCGTGCACCTCGACAACTCCAACCCGAAATACGCGCACATCTTCTCGCGCGACGTGCTCAAGCGTATCGCCAAGGGAGACCCCAGCTGGGAGGAAATGGTGCCTCCGCAGGTGGTCCAGCTCATTCGCAAGCGCGGCTTCTTCGGCTGCCCGCCGTCGTAGGCGCGATCAGCCGTCCTCGCCGTCGGCGAACTCCATTTCCGGCCGCACAGCCGGCTCGTCCAGCCACGCGAGGTCCGGCCCGATCGGCACGATGCGCGTCGGGTTGATGTCGTCGTGCGTGTAGTAGTAGTGCCGCTTGATGTGATCGAAGTTCGTGAGCGCGGCGATGCCCCGCCACTGGTAGAGGTCGCGGGTGAAGCCGGCGAGATTCGGGTAGTCGACGATGCGGCGCACGTTGCACTTGAAATGCCCGTGATAGACGGGATCGAAGCGGATAAGTGTGCAGAAGAGCCGCCAATCGGTCTCCACGGGGTGCGAGCCGAAGAGGAAGCGCCGTCGGGCCAGCCGTGCTTCGAGCACGTCGAGCGCCGCAAAGAGTTCCCGCGCCCCGGCTTCGTAGGCCCGCTGGGTATCTGCAAAACCGGCGCGATACACGCCATTGTTCACCTTCTCGTAAATGAAGGTGCTGAGTTCCGCCTGCTCCCCGGCGATGGCCGCGGGAAAAAGATCCGCACCCGTGCCGGCGTCGCCGCGCGGACCGAAGCAATCATGCAGCATGCGGCAGATGTCGTCCTCCGAATTATTGACGATGCGTCCGCGCTGCCGATCCCACAGCACCGGCACCGTCACGCGGCCGTCGCAATCGGAAGCGGTCGCGTGATAGGCCTCCGCGAGAAACGCGAAGCCGTTGAGGGGGTCGAGCGAATGCCCCTCGCCTTCGCGGAAGGCCCAGCCACGCTCGTCTCGCACGGGATCGACGACGGTCGCCCCGATCACATCCTCGAGACCGAGCAGATGGCGCACGATCATCGTGCGCGTGGCCCAGGGGCAGGCCAGCGAGACGTAAAGATGGTAGCGCCCCGGATCGGGCGAATATCCGGACGCGCCGTCCGGAGTGATCCACTCACGAAACGCGTCCTCCTGTCGCTCGAACTCTCCGTCCGCAGTCTGCTCCTCCGGAAATTGCGCCATGCCTTCACGCTAGCCGCTCAGCGCCGAGGCTCAAGCCGCGGGTTGCGTCACTCGAAGGTCGCGCGGTCGTCCGCGTCGAGATAGTCGAAAAGCGTGGTCGTCCGGGGATCGAAACCCATGGCCTCGCAGGCACCCATGAACCACTCGCGCATCGCCGCGCTGTCGAGCGGAACGAAAGCCACCATGCATTCACTCCAGGCATCGACTTCCTCCGCGCTTTTCTCGATCCCGTTCTCGTCGAGAAAGCGCACCACCTCATCGTCGGTGCTGCCGGCGACGATCTCGGCGCGGAACGCCTCCCAGCCGATTTCCTTCCAATCGAGCAGCAGATGATCGAGCGGACAGTTCGTGTGATAATCACCGAGCGTGCCCGCGATCGAGGCCCGGCACTTGTCGATCGTGCGGCCCACGATGACATAGCGGCCCACGCGCTCGCGCGGACTCCGGGGCGATTCTCTGGCAAGGTCTTTGGCGGCAGGCATCCCGGGACGGATCGTTTCTCCTCGCCCGAATGCGCGGAAAAAAATATCCCGCCGCGGACATCATTGCCCGTTGCGAGCCCGCATTTCCTCGATCTGCAGGCGATGGTGCAACACGCCGGGGTCCTCGGTCGCCCGCAAATACGTGAAGGCCGCGAGCGCCGCGAGCGCGAGGATCGTCACCGTCCAGAGGAACGCGATCAGCACCGAGCGAAAGCTGGGGCCGATCTCCACTCGCACCGTGCGGTGCACCTCGTGCGGCGGCGCGGGCTCCGGGAGAGGAAGCGGCGCCACAGGAACGGACGCGGGCACCATGGCTGTCGGCACGGACGCCTTCGGCACGAGCACGGTCGAAGGTCTCGGCGCCGGCGCGGCCAGCTCCGCGGGCTCCGCGTGAGAGGTATCGACGGAGAGTTTCCGCGGCGGTTCCGCGGCCTGCGCGGCGCGCGAGTTTTTTCCGAGGCTGCGCTGTCGCACCGCCTCGACCGGCAGGGAGTGGCGAAAGAGCTCGGAGATCGAGTTTTCCAGCTCGGGAAGGCGCAAAATTTCGTCGGGAATGCCGCTCCGGTAGTAGCGGATCTTTCCCGTCGAGCAATCGTAGAAAAACCGCAGCGCGATGGCCTGGTCGTCGCGGCGCAGGATCACCGGGAAATAGACCTGCGAGGCCGGAGTGAGCGGAGCCTCGATCGCGGCGAGTTCCGGAATCCACAGCGACCAATGCCCTTCGTCGCGCACGAAACTCGCCGTGGCGCCCTCGAACGTCTTGAGAAATTCCAGAGTGTTCGCCCCCGAAAAAGAATGCTTGATCGCCAGTGCCCGTCCCACCCCGGAAGCTCTAGCAAACGCCGGGCCATCCGCAAAATCGCAAATGC from Chthoniobacterales bacterium harbors:
- a CDS encoding PAS domain-containing protein, whose translation is MDSKQVTWSPELFRIFGLTPEDGPPSPEERRKIYPPESMERLEAAVARCLETGESFRISLEANRPDGAVLSIEAHGALLRDQTARSALVHGVVLDRTEERRARAALEASEAQFASAFEYAVIGKALVSPDGRWLKVNRAMCEMLGYTEAELMRMTFQEITHPDDLEADLKLVEEMLTNKRQTYQIEKRYFHRSRRIVWALLSVSLVRDAAGRPLNFISQVQDITARKQAEAERQHLFEFSLDLLCISGLDGYLRQVNPAWTRVLGWSEEELLSRPVFKFLHPDDLEATEAGRAGLMTGRPLQDLENRYRCKDGSYRWLSWRSFSRPEEGVVFAIARDITDRKQAEAALRQTSDRLLLATRVARLGIWEWNVVENFTVWDDAMHEIYGLPPGTVVDGFKEWERFLHPDDSLRMHELVDAVLAGPAELDSEFRIVTPGGQVRHIKVNALVQRAVDGQPLRMIGTNLDITEQRESEEHLRALAHRLQLAKDLAGVGVFDYEVRTDTLLWDERLHEIYGTNPENEDEEPGIERWRSRVHPEDLPLAEAACFGIMVDPHGGSDISYRIRRASDGALRHLRSVAKVERDAVLHPIRVIGMNLDVTEEIELQEHLRRAGQAAEAASRAKSEFLAMMSHEIRTPMNAVIGYGDLLRLTALAPEQADMVDNIQRGGANLLEIIEGILDFSKIEAGKLTLRFEPLDLQVLIADVCDLLAVTAQTQGLRFEQVLAPDLPERLVGDSQAIKRILTNLLGNAIKFTETGFVRLAASRKDVAGEPFLRLEVTDSGIGLTAETLERIFRPFSQGDSSNKRRFGGTGLGLVISRRLAEAMGGSLTAGARPGGGAVFVFSLPIRSVLEIPDHHNPLPVVRTSSTASVSPDLRILLVEDNPVNRQLMTRLIQRLGCTSTAVADGREALHALALTAYDVVLMDLQMPVMDGWEAAVEIRRRESADPSIPRSYLIAQSASAMEEDARRCREIGMDDHLSKPVTLQSLAAALARAPASRRKAT
- a CDS encoding TonB-dependent receptor yields the protein MKTESVDTHSKALKVNLDPRWYGTFAEIGAGQEVVRWFFRVGAAAGTIAQSVSAYDMKVSDAIYGHSDRYVSKGRLQAMLDREFELNLERLGAARGDTTAFFAFADTVVARSFKGGNECHGWMGIKFQSRPHDEPSQILIHVRMLDAEASLQQEALGIVGVNLCYGAFFLHHMPEQLVDSLLDMLTTGRIEIDMIEFSGIEFRNVDNRLMALQLVQLGLSGAAMFGANREVIQPSEVLYKKAVLVERGSFRPTTNVNLDMLNCALEKFKADPAVGDRPVLPIMELTMRNLLAGGKDVDRRDFLARAELLAACGMTVLISDYFEYYRLAAYLAWRTKERIGIVMGVPSLIDLFDEKYYQALPGGVLESFGRLFKNDLKLFVYPYQPTPESPQQTIANVEVNPELAPLYDYLSKRGSLVHLDNSNPKYAHIFSRDVLKRIAKGDPSWEEMVPPQVVQLIRKRGFFGCPPS
- a CDS encoding DUF5069 domain-containing protein; this translates as MPAAKDLARESPRSPRERVGRYVIVGRTIDKCRASIAGTLGDYHTNCPLDHLLLDWKEIGWEAFRAEIVAGSTDDEVVRFLDENGIEKSAEEVDAWSECMVAFVPLDSAAMREWFMGACEAMGFDPRTTTLFDYLDADDRATFE
- a CDS encoding glutathione S-transferase C-terminal domain-containing protein, with protein sequence MAQFPEEQTADGEFERQEDAFREWITPDGASGYSPDPGRYHLYVSLACPWATRTMIVRHLLGLEDVIGATVVDPVRDERGWAFREGEGHSLDPLNGFAFLAEAYHATASDCDGRVTVPVLWDRQRGRIVNNSEDDICRMLHDCFGPRGDAGTGADLFPAAIAGEQAELSTFIYEKVNNGVYRAGFADTQRAYEAGARELFAALDVLEARLARRRFLFGSHPVETDWRLFCTLIRFDPVYHGHFKCNVRRIVDYPNLAGFTRDLYQWRGIAALTNFDHIKRHYYYTHDDINPTRIVPIGPDLAWLDEPAVRPEMEFADGEDG